From a single Onychomys torridus chromosome 9, mOncTor1.1, whole genome shotgun sequence genomic region:
- the LOC118591378 gene encoding cysteinyl leukotriene receptor 2-like — translation MSFPLSNSISEMEPTKVLSNDSGRNCTIENFKKEFYPVIYLIIFVWGALGNGFSIYVFLQTYKKSTSVNVFMLNLAISDFLFISTLPFRADYYIRGSNWIFGDLACRIMSYSLYVNMYTSIYFLTVLSVVRFLATVHPLQLLHVTSVKSAWVLCGIIWVFIMASSAMLLNNGHEKKNNIISCLELNPQKFNNLLIMNHIALVVGFLLPFIILTICYLLIIRVLLKVEIPESGLRASHRKALITIIIAMIIFLLCFLPYHALRTLHLVTWNADSCGDKLHKAMVITLALAATNSCFNPFLYYFAGENFKDRLRDVFSKDNLQKAKAKCGLPFCA, via the coding sequence ATGTCCTTTCCTCTATCCAACTCCATATCAGAAATGGAACCAACTAAGGTCCTCAGCAATGATAGTGGCAGGAACTGCACCATAGAAAACTTCAAGAAGGAATTTTACCCTGTCATATACCTGATAATATTTGTCTGGGGAGCCTTGGGAAATGGCTTTTCCATATACGTCTTCCTGCAGACTTACAAGAAGTCCACATCTGTGAATGTTTTCATGCTCAACCTGGCCATTTCAGATTTCCTGTTTATAAGCACCCTGCCCTTCAGGGCTGACTATTATATCAGAGGGTCCAATTGGATATTTGGGGATCTGGCCTGCAGAATTATGTCTTATTCCTTATATGTCAACATGTACACTAGCATTTATTTCCTAACTGTGCTGAGTGTTGTGCGTTTCCTGGCCACTGTCCACCCCTTACAACTGCTCCATGTCACCAGTGTCAAGAGTGCCTGGGTCCTCTGTGGGATCATATGGGTTTTTATCATGGCTTCCTCAGCGATGCTTCTGAATAATGGCCATGAGAAGAAGAACAACATTATATCGTGCCTGGAGCTGAATCCTCAAAAGTTTAATAATCTACTGATCATGAACCACATTGCATTAGTGGTAGGCTTCCTGCTTCCCTTTATCATACTCACCATCTGCTACCTATTGATCATCCGGGTCTTGTTAAAGGTGGAGATTCCAGAATCGGGTCTTCGGGCTTCTCACAGGAAGGCGTTGATCACCATCATCATTGCCATgatcatcttcctcctctgtttcctgcCTTACCATGCACTGAGGACCCTCCACTTGGTCACATGGAATGCAGATTCATGTGGAGACAAGTTACATAAGGCCATGGTCATCACACTGGCCTTGGCTGCAACCAATAGCTGCTTCAATCCCTTTCTTTACTACTTTGCTGGGGAGAATTTCAAAGATCGATTAAGGGATGTATTCAGCAAAGATAACCTACAGAAAGCAAAGGCAAAGTGTGGCCTTCCCTTTTGTGCATAG